A single region of the Phycisphaerae bacterium RAS1 genome encodes:
- a CDS encoding bifunctional 3-demethylubiquinone-9 3-methyltransferase/ 2-octaprenyl-6-hydroxy phenol methylase — translation MDAQLSSARDAGAGSPAAARGRPIDAAARDAVLARELAALRMIESLGEDQFRRCCAADLAAERDAARAAIAPLTHWPACPQAQYRHFLDGANLVRVHRVLQFTLPGDRVMDIGCGRGYLGGVLLRDGKIEAYHGIDIARHLVDCTRQMAQVNGLLDQRVSLDARNLFDLTSEYVAARRPDLLLCLEVLEHLRNPEEAVAVLSAAMPPHAALLLTVPLVGRLENVWDHWSVFGADRLVEMCEATGLTVHTLQPLHNAWALVVASHDSSQPARVRASLQRAAADAPVALGATFAAIDLPDPPTRFDSRWGVRSERIFTRVGEHGILCEVAAGAAAAGGGHYGGIRIPLDEASVVRAELSFSGEIEVVFADAYDEFGDRRARWSWQVTAATQPPAKPTTFVFRSGQRTGAFQPGLAGELSSACELHIFVKLPPRARAALTLHRAAQATPPRVVP, via the coding sequence ATGGACGCACAATTGTCAAGCGCACGCGACGCCGGCGCCGGCTCTCCAGCCGCGGCGCGCGGCCGCCCGATCGACGCCGCGGCACGCGACGCCGTGCTGGCGCGCGAGTTGGCGGCGCTGCGGATGATCGAGTCGCTGGGAGAGGACCAGTTCCGGCGCTGCTGCGCGGCGGATCTGGCGGCCGAGCGCGACGCGGCCCGCGCCGCGATCGCGCCGTTGACGCATTGGCCGGCTTGTCCGCAGGCCCAGTACCGGCACTTCCTGGACGGCGCGAACCTGGTGCGCGTGCACCGCGTGCTCCAGTTCACGCTGCCCGGCGACCGCGTCATGGATATCGGCTGCGGGCGGGGCTACCTGGGCGGCGTGCTGCTGCGCGACGGAAAGATCGAGGCCTATCACGGGATCGACATCGCCCGTCACCTGGTCGATTGCACGCGTCAGATGGCCCAGGTCAACGGGCTGCTGGACCAGCGCGTTTCGCTGGACGCCAGGAATCTCTTCGACCTGACGTCTGAGTACGTGGCCGCCCGCCGCCCCGATCTTCTCCTGTGCCTGGAAGTGCTGGAGCATCTTCGGAATCCGGAAGAGGCGGTCGCGGTCCTGTCCGCTGCCATGCCGCCGCATGCGGCGCTGCTGCTGACCGTGCCGTTGGTCGGTCGGCTCGAAAACGTCTGGGATCACTGGAGCGTGTTCGGCGCCGACCGGTTGGTCGAGATGTGCGAGGCGACCGGCCTGACCGTGCACACGCTTCAACCGCTGCATAATGCGTGGGCGCTGGTCGTGGCGTCGCACGATTCGTCGCAGCCGGCGCGCGTCCGTGCATCCCTGCAACGCGCCGCGGCGGATGCGCCCGTGGCGCTGGGCGCCACGTTTGCCGCGATCGACCTGCCCGATCCGCCGACGCGTTTCGACAGCCGCTGGGGCGTGCGATCCGAGCGCATCTTCACACGCGTCGGCGAGCACGGCATCCTTTGCGAGGTCGCGGCCGGCGCGGCCGCAGCCGGGGGCGGGCACTACGGCGGCATCCGCATTCCGCTGGATGAAGCCAGCGTGGTCCGCGCCGAGCTTTCGTTCTCAGGCGAAATCGAGGTCGTTTTTGCGGATGCGTATGATGAGTTCGGCGATCGGCGGGCGCGCTGGAGCTGGCAGGTGACGGCGGCGACGCAGCCGCCGGCCAAGCCGACCACGTTTGTCTTCCGCAGTGGACAGCGAACCGGCGCGTTTCAGCCCGGGCTGGCGGGCGAGCTGTCCAGCGCCTGCGAGCTGCACATTTTCGTGAAGCTCCCGCCGCGGGCGCGGGCGGCGCTGACGTTGCACCGCGCGGCCCAGGCTACACCGCCGCGGGTTGTTCCCTGA
- a CDS encoding Adenosine monophosphate-protein transferase SoFic has translation MTSQAIEFRLRYDRDKLRHALIEIESYRLSLNKLHLPREWKEDLQRLHIVRSVHGTTAIEGNPLTEGEVALRLQPQRGRVSSDAVHRQVANAERAFRWIEAHFRMPRNLAIGDIRTIHKLLTEGSDEADNIPGRLRAAGHNVTVGSPQLGGVHRAPAGGAETERLVSDFLTFVNSRAFRAENVVVQALIAHFYFVTLHPFGNGNGRTTRCIEAAFLLAGGYNVHGFYSLSNYFYRRRDDYFRKLQETRTTHRYDLTEFLMFGLQGFIEELERINAYVRNRTHRLQYRDMIRRCTNQRVGKRRRLLNQREADVLHALLDWTRPPDPFSAHVALQVSLDGIVAACNPLYRGKTRRTMIREFSRLANLGFIELTPMDQVQIRFDAIELY, from the coding sequence GTGACAAGTCAGGCGATTGAGTTTCGACTTCGCTACGACCGCGACAAGCTCCGCCACGCGCTGATCGAAATCGAATCGTACCGCCTCTCGCTGAACAAGTTGCACCTTCCGCGCGAGTGGAAAGAGGATCTTCAGCGGCTGCACATCGTGCGATCGGTTCATGGAACGACCGCGATCGAAGGGAATCCGTTGACTGAGGGGGAAGTGGCATTACGCCTGCAGCCTCAGCGGGGCCGCGTGTCAAGCGACGCGGTGCATCGGCAGGTTGCGAACGCCGAGAGAGCGTTCCGCTGGATCGAGGCGCACTTCAGGATGCCGCGCAACCTCGCGATCGGCGACATCCGCACAATTCACAAGCTGCTTACCGAAGGCAGCGATGAGGCCGACAACATCCCGGGCCGGCTCCGCGCGGCCGGCCACAATGTCACGGTCGGCAGTCCGCAGTTGGGAGGCGTGCACCGAGCGCCCGCGGGCGGCGCGGAAACCGAACGTCTCGTCAGCGATTTCCTGACGTTCGTGAACTCACGCGCCTTTCGCGCAGAAAACGTGGTGGTTCAGGCGCTGATCGCGCACTTCTACTTCGTGACGCTGCATCCGTTCGGAAACGGAAACGGACGGACCACTCGTTGTATCGAGGCCGCCTTCCTGCTCGCGGGGGGATACAACGTGCACGGCTTCTACTCGCTGTCCAACTACTTCTACAGACGGCGTGACGACTACTTTCGCAAGCTCCAGGAAACTCGCACGACCCACCGATATGACCTGACCGAATTCCTGATGTTCGGGTTGCAGGGGTTCATTGAGGAACTCGAGCGAATAAACGCCTACGTCCGGAACCGCACGCATCGCCTGCAATACCGGGACATGATCCGCCGCTGCACAAACCAACGCGTCGGGAAACGGAGGCGACTGCTGAATCAGCGCGAGGCCGATGTGCTTCACGCCCTGCTGGATTGGACCAGACCCCCTGATCCATTTTCGGCGCATGTCGCATTACAGGTGTCGTTGGATGGAATCGTCGCGGCATGCAACCCGCTGTATCGCGGCAAGACACGCCGGACCATGATCCGCGAATTCTCGCGACTCGCGAATCTCGGCTTCATCGAACTCACCCCGATGGATCAAGTGCAGATTCGCTTCGACGCCATTGAACTTTACTAA
- the ubiG_1 gene encoding Ubiquinone biosynthesis O-methyltransferase, protein MPGDRVTELYRGQIFQTRTQRVCQDRIHWMCSRVRGERVLDIGCSQGIASMILGREGHHVVGVDVDAEALRFAEEDRRRGPEDIRERVEFRLVGSGRLPFDDGAFDTVLLGEILEHLTRPELVLAEARRVLRPDGRVVITVPFGVHPDPDHKRTFFLRSFIDCVAALFTPAELRILDKYICCVADLSAAPSAAVASDARLLTLSERAFERAEHRYLKRIAGERRRFTEVQQSLREAKDLGRRQSEQLQATSEELRKAHSRIAQLVQQVQGVEAQLSAARREVDTWRLAAVDVAGKLMRAPRAESATDETAHRRLARLAAGASGNGGVISAAELSAGVDEWVRSTLTAAARQEERRRDEVARLKRQHELESSRSGQELARTREQLDAHASESRRVAAVQDARLCRLASSEHKMTETIRWLRDRNRRQLEHIDYLKSELELKQREVRYRLGDAMVQAATSPKDFVLLPIRMAQLLATGLKRRAERRHTENGHGVTVAGSAVVDAETQTLPRTNGAGKRTPAPALPGPKALSQPSAAALAKPAAPALPSAAAKTAGAEPRAAVAGSMTSAAPTNGTSVQPAPDTAAPAVAPLKFSPVIAPDRAPRFPVKAAIIMDEFTIECFKGECQLIPVTPADWRERLTAERPDFLFVESAWRGNGGAWQSQITRAQFLSESPLVALAQWCRAQGIPTVFWNKEDPPNFEHFIYAAGLFDHVFTTDENCIERYRERLGHDRVYALPFAAQPLIHNPIGVHREKYANFCFAGTYYAKRHEDRRGDVDILLKPALSRGLHIFDRMHNYGHSQNYRFPDEYTAAIRGSLNYPEMCDAYKRYGAFLNVNSVKDSPTMFSRRVLELLACGTPVISSYSLGIEKMLGPDAVPLVRDVSDAERWMDELVTNPETGERLALRGRRRIFNEHLYQHRMEFILEKLGIPFQRPRQRVSVITCTNRPTFLDNVVANYTRQSWADKELILVLNHDAFDVDDVRRRLEGVPGARVYQLPEACTLGQCLNHAVDQVEGEYWSKFDDDNFHGEHFVTDLMHAFTYSEADLVGKGTYYAYLEGSRCLALRFANQEHRYVKFLAGSGLIVRRRVSEQVRFPEKNVSEDTAFLADCHNLGFRMYSTDRFNYVVRRGKSTDEHTWKISDDEYLRKCRVVEYTDDYRPRVVV, encoded by the coding sequence ATGCCCGGCGATCGGGTAACCGAGCTATATCGCGGACAGATCTTTCAGACGCGCACGCAGCGCGTCTGCCAGGACCGGATTCACTGGATGTGCTCGCGCGTGCGGGGCGAGCGCGTTCTCGACATCGGCTGTTCGCAGGGCATCGCATCCATGATCCTGGGGCGCGAGGGGCATCATGTCGTCGGGGTCGACGTTGACGCAGAAGCGTTGCGATTCGCCGAGGAAGACCGGCGGCGGGGGCCCGAGGACATCCGCGAGCGGGTTGAGTTTCGGCTGGTCGGCAGCGGGCGCTTGCCGTTCGACGACGGCGCCTTCGACACGGTCCTGCTGGGCGAGATTCTGGAACACCTGACGCGGCCGGAGCTCGTTCTGGCTGAGGCGCGGCGCGTGCTGCGGCCGGATGGGCGCGTCGTCATCACGGTTCCGTTCGGCGTTCACCCCGACCCCGATCACAAGCGGACCTTTTTTCTGCGAAGTTTCATCGATTGTGTCGCCGCGCTCTTCACGCCGGCCGAGCTGCGGATCCTCGACAAGTACATCTGCTGCGTCGCAGACCTGTCGGCTGCGCCCAGCGCGGCGGTCGCAAGCGACGCACGACTGCTCACGCTGTCGGAGCGCGCCTTCGAGCGCGCCGAGCACCGCTATCTCAAGCGGATTGCGGGCGAACGTCGTCGCTTCACCGAGGTGCAGCAATCGCTGCGGGAAGCCAAGGACCTGGGCCGGCGTCAAAGCGAGCAACTGCAAGCGACGAGTGAAGAGCTGCGGAAGGCGCACAGCCGCATCGCCCAGCTCGTGCAGCAAGTGCAGGGCGTCGAGGCGCAGCTCAGCGCGGCTCGCCGCGAGGTTGACACCTGGCGCCTCGCGGCGGTGGACGTCGCCGGCAAGTTGATGCGGGCGCCCCGCGCCGAATCGGCGACCGACGAAACAGCCCACCGGCGGCTGGCGCGCCTCGCGGCCGGAGCGAGCGGCAACGGCGGCGTCATCTCTGCTGCGGAGCTGTCTGCCGGCGTCGATGAATGGGTGCGATCCACGCTGACCGCCGCCGCCCGGCAGGAAGAGCGGCGTCGGGACGAAGTCGCGAGGTTGAAGCGCCAGCACGAGCTCGAGTCGTCCCGCAGCGGTCAGGAATTGGCGCGCACCCGGGAGCAACTCGACGCGCACGCATCCGAGAGCAGGCGGGTGGCCGCGGTTCAGGATGCACGCCTGTGCCGGCTGGCCTCGTCCGAGCACAAGATGACCGAGACGATCCGCTGGCTGCGCGACCGCAACCGCCGCCAACTGGAGCACATCGACTATTTGAAGTCTGAGTTGGAACTGAAGCAGCGCGAAGTCCGCTACCGGCTCGGCGACGCCATGGTTCAGGCGGCCACGAGTCCGAAGGACTTCGTGCTCCTGCCGATCCGCATGGCGCAGCTCCTGGCAACGGGATTGAAGCGTCGCGCCGAGCGCCGTCATACCGAAAACGGACACGGCGTGACGGTCGCCGGGTCAGCCGTTGTGGACGCGGAGACGCAAACGCTGCCGCGGACAAACGGCGCCGGCAAACGCACGCCGGCTCCGGCCCTGCCGGGTCCCAAGGCGCTCTCGCAGCCTTCCGCCGCGGCCCTGGCGAAGCCGGCCGCGCCCGCGTTGCCGAGCGCTGCCGCCAAGACCGCGGGAGCCGAGCCGCGGGCGGCTGTCGCGGGTTCCATGACGTCGGCCGCCCCCACGAACGGAACGTCGGTCCAGCCGGCGCCCGACACGGCGGCCCCGGCTGTCGCCCCGCTGAAGTTTTCGCCGGTCATCGCGCCGGATCGCGCCCCGCGCTTTCCGGTGAAGGCCGCGATTATCATGGACGAGTTCACGATTGAGTGTTTCAAAGGCGAATGCCAGCTCATTCCGGTCACGCCGGCCGACTGGCGCGAGCGGCTCACCGCCGAGCGCCCGGATTTCCTGTTTGTCGAATCGGCTTGGCGCGGCAACGGCGGCGCGTGGCAATCGCAGATTACGCGGGCCCAGTTCCTTTCGGAGAGTCCGCTCGTGGCGCTGGCCCAATGGTGCCGTGCGCAGGGCATTCCGACGGTCTTCTGGAACAAGGAGGACCCGCCGAACTTCGAACACTTCATTTACGCCGCAGGCCTCTTCGACCACGTGTTCACGACCGACGAGAACTGCATCGAACGCTACCGTGAGCGTCTGGGGCACGATCGGGTGTACGCGCTGCCTTTCGCCGCCCAGCCGCTGATCCACAATCCGATCGGCGTACACCGTGAGAAGTATGCGAATTTCTGCTTTGCGGGCACGTACTACGCCAAGCGGCACGAGGATCGCCGCGGCGACGTGGATATCCTGCTCAAGCCGGCGTTGTCGCGCGGCCTGCACATTTTCGACCGCATGCACAACTACGGGCATAGTCAGAACTATCGCTTCCCGGATGAGTACACGGCGGCCATTCGCGGATCGCTCAACTACCCGGAGATGTGCGACGCCTACAAGCGCTACGGCGCGTTTCTGAACGTGAACTCGGTGAAGGACTCGCCGACGATGTTCTCGCGCCGCGTGCTCGAGCTGCTCGCCTGCGGAACGCCGGTGATCAGCAGCTACTCGCTCGGAATCGAGAAGATGCTCGGACCCGACGCGGTGCCGCTGGTCCGCGACGTGTCCGACGCGGAGCGCTGGATGGACGAGCTCGTGACGAATCCGGAAACCGGCGAGCGGCTGGCGCTGCGCGGGCGGCGGCGCATTTTCAACGAGCACCTCTACCAGCACCGCATGGAGTTCATCCTCGAAAAGCTGGGCATCCCCTTCCAGCGGCCGCGGCAGCGCGTCAGCGTCATCACCTGCACCAATCGCCCGACCTTCCTGGACAACGTGGTTGCGAACTACACGCGGCAGAGCTGGGCGGACAAGGAGCTAATCCTCGTCCTCAACCACGACGCATTTGATGTTGACGACGTCCGCCGCCGGCTCGAGGGCGTCCCCGGGGCGCGCGTGTACCAGTTGCCCGAAGCCTGCACGCTCGGCCAGTGCCTGAACCACGCCGTCGATCAGGTGGAGGGTGAGTACTGGTCCAAGTTCGACGACGACAATTTTCACGGCGAGCATTTCGTGACAGACCTGATGCACGCCTTCACGTATTCCGAAGCGGACCTCGTGGGGAAGGGCACGTACTATGCCTACCTGGAGGGCTCGCGCTGCCTGGCGCTGCGATTTGCGAATCAGGAGCATCGCTACGTGAAGTTCCTGGCCGGCTCGGGGCTGATCGTCCGCCGCCGCGTCAGCGAGCAGGTTCGCTTTCCTGAAAAAAACGTCAGCGAAGACACGGCGTTCCTGGCCGACTGCCACAACCTCGGCTTTCGCATGTATTCGACCGACCGCTTCAACTACGTCGTTCGTCGCGGAAAGTCGACCGACGAACACACGTGGAAGATTTCGGACGACGAGTACCTGCGCAAGTGCCGGGTGGTCGAGTACACCGACGACTATCGCCCGCGCGTCGTCGTTTAG
- the tagG gene encoding Teichoic acid translocation permease protein TagG, whose product MSAMPSPDAAPIFRPGFLARARQLFDRRETIRYLVTSNLKAGHRDKVLGHLWSMLDPLLFMAVYYVVFGLIFGQAAQRRTEFMLYLFVGVLAWRFLDATVSQSALCIRGNRGLIHEINFPKAIFPIAVCLARLYDFAWGLLVYVGVLLVAGHSLSPMVVWLPLLLLLQLTFVTGIAFGVAYLGAFYADTPNVATVAMRLWFYSTPIFYFLEGPNAPIPERFRPLMLLNPVAAQVENYRRVLISGGMPDFSLLAYSACAAALALIVGFALFGRGEGTFAKYV is encoded by the coding sequence CGCCCGGGCTTTCTGGCGCGCGCCCGGCAGCTCTTCGACCGCCGCGAGACCATTCGCTACCTGGTCACGAGTAATCTGAAGGCGGGTCATCGCGACAAGGTGCTCGGGCACCTCTGGAGCATGCTCGATCCACTGCTGTTCATGGCGGTGTATTACGTGGTGTTCGGGCTGATCTTCGGCCAGGCCGCGCAGCGCCGCACGGAGTTCATGCTCTATCTGTTCGTCGGGGTGCTGGCGTGGCGATTTCTGGATGCGACCGTCAGCCAGTCGGCCCTGTGCATCCGCGGCAATCGCGGGTTGATTCACGAAATCAACTTCCCCAAGGCGATCTTTCCCATCGCGGTCTGCCTGGCCCGGCTGTACGACTTCGCCTGGGGGCTCCTGGTGTACGTCGGCGTGCTGCTGGTCGCCGGCCATAGCCTCTCGCCGATGGTCGTCTGGCTACCGCTGCTGCTGCTGTTGCAACTGACCTTCGTCACGGGGATTGCGTTCGGCGTCGCGTATCTGGGAGCGTTCTATGCCGATACGCCCAACGTCGCGACCGTCGCGATGAGGCTCTGGTTTTACTCGACGCCGATTTTCTACTTTCTTGAGGGCCCGAACGCGCCGATTCCGGAGCGCTTCCGGCCGCTGATGCTGCTCAACCCCGTGGCTGCGCAGGTTGAGAACTACCGCCGCGTCTTGATCTCGGGCGGTATGCCGGACTTTTCGCTGCTGGCGTATTCGGCGTGTGCCGCGGCGCTGGCGCTGATCGTGGGGTTCGCGCTTTTTGGGCGTGGTGAAGGGACGTTCGCGAAGTATGTCTGA
- the tagH gene encoding Teichoic acids export ATP-binding protein TagH, which produces MSERDGEPTILAENVWVKFLIRYHRTDVTLREMFVDALRSVSGGNGARRSRQEFWALRDINFAAHPGEVVGIVGRNGSGKTTFLKSVAGICSADRGRLTVHGKVGCLLSFGVGFNPHLSGRENVFLSGSILGLPRRDIDRRLESIIEFAELGDFIDAPVRTYSAGMKGRLGFSIAIHIDPDILVLDEVLGVGDAAFRAKAGSILDRFRNTDKTVILATHNMEQVRSSCTRAVWLEGGSIVMSGTPDEVVDAYTAASDVREQPAAV; this is translated from the coding sequence ATGTCTGAGCGCGACGGCGAACCGACGATCCTCGCCGAGAACGTCTGGGTCAAGTTCCTGATCCGCTACCATCGGACGGACGTGACGCTGCGCGAGATGTTCGTGGACGCGCTGCGGAGCGTTTCTGGCGGCAACGGGGCGCGCCGCAGCCGGCAGGAATTCTGGGCGCTGCGCGACATCAATTTCGCCGCTCATCCGGGCGAGGTGGTGGGCATCGTCGGGCGCAACGGCTCGGGCAAGACGACCTTTCTCAAGAGCGTCGCGGGAATCTGCAGCGCCGACCGCGGGCGCCTGACGGTTCACGGCAAGGTCGGGTGCCTGCTCTCCTTCGGCGTCGGGTTTAATCCGCACCTGAGCGGGCGCGAAAACGTCTTCCTGAGCGGGTCGATTCTGGGGCTGCCACGGCGCGACATCGATCGGCGGCTGGAGAGCATCATCGAGTTTGCGGAACTGGGCGATTTCATCGACGCGCCGGTGCGGACGTACTCGGCCGGCATGAAGGGGCGGCTGGGCTTTTCGATCGCGATTCACATCGACCCCGACATCCTCGTGCTGGACGAGGTGCTGGGCGTCGGCGATGCGGCCTTTCGCGCCAAGGCCGGCTCGATCCTCGACCGCTTTCGCAACACCGACAAGACGGTCATCCTGGCGACGCACAACATGGAGCAGGTGCGCAGCTCCTGCACCCGCGCGGTCTGGCTCGAAGGCGGGAGCATCGTGATGTCCGGAACGCCCGATGAGGTGGTCGACGCCTACACTGCGGCCAGCGACGTCAGGGAACAACCCGCGGCGGTGTAG
- the tuaH gene encoding putative teichuronic acid biosynthesis glycosyltransferase TuaH gives MTRSPSHLPPNHSTLTLVSLAAVPWHFPLVGRTRMLTEAWHAHGQPCLFVESPSLRTFAQRLTLRAPSVAGAPVVRTLPVWPLRWCRGPQDWRLTRSAGWSAAALLKALRRRVDLEQAAALVVTPAWTPWLRKLPFRTVIYDCIDELSVHVPAPRLAGAFREWEDELLQRAAGAVVSAERLGADLRERKPGLPIRLIRNGVDAAAFQGRAAAAPRPVDVPTGRPIIGFVGALYSWIDWELISGVIRRLPECQFVFVGPDDGNDAIAALRARPNVVFLGPRPYELVPAYVKAFDVCWIPFRQDEVALSANPVKAYEYLSLGKPVVSTPIADAESFGDCLAIVKTPDEAADALRAAMHPDAAVAARRVAFASDNTWQARAKAYLEFTRALRGG, from the coding sequence ATGACTCGTAGCCCCAGTCACTTGCCGCCCAACCACTCCACACTCACGCTCGTCTCGCTGGCCGCCGTGCCGTGGCACTTTCCGCTGGTCGGCCGCACGCGCATGCTGACCGAGGCGTGGCACGCCCACGGTCAACCCTGCCTGTTTGTTGAATCGCCTTCGCTGCGGACGTTCGCCCAGCGGCTGACGCTTCGCGCCCCGTCGGTCGCCGGGGCGCCGGTCGTGCGAACGCTGCCGGTCTGGCCGCTGCGCTGGTGCCGCGGACCGCAGGACTGGCGCCTGACGCGCTCCGCGGGCTGGTCGGCCGCCGCGCTGCTGAAGGCGCTTCGCCGCCGCGTCGATCTGGAGCAGGCCGCGGCCCTGGTCGTCACGCCCGCGTGGACGCCGTGGTTGCGAAAGCTTCCGTTCCGCACGGTGATCTACGACTGCATTGACGAGCTGTCGGTCCACGTGCCGGCGCCAAGGCTGGCCGGCGCCTTTCGCGAGTGGGAGGACGAGTTGCTGCAGCGCGCCGCGGGCGCGGTCGTCAGCGCCGAGAGACTTGGCGCTGACCTGCGAGAGCGAAAGCCCGGGCTCCCGATCCGCTTGATCCGCAACGGCGTGGATGCGGCTGCCTTTCAGGGGCGTGCGGCGGCCGCGCCGCGGCCGGTGGATGTTCCGACCGGGCGGCCGATCATCGGCTTTGTCGGCGCGCTCTACTCATGGATCGATTGGGAGTTGATCAGCGGCGTGATTCGGCGACTGCCGGAATGTCAGTTCGTCTTCGTCGGCCCCGACGACGGCAACGACGCGATCGCGGCGCTGCGCGCGAGACCCAACGTCGTGTTCCTCGGCCCGCGCCCTTACGAGCTTGTGCCGGCGTACGTCAAGGCGTTTGACGTCTGCTGGATCCCGTTCCGGCAGGACGAAGTGGCGCTGTCGGCGAATCCGGTAAAGGCGTATGAGTATCTGTCGCTGGGCAAGCCGGTCGTTTCAACGCCGATCGCGGATGCCGAGTCGTTCGGCGACTGCCTGGCAATCGTGAAAACACCCGATGAGGCGGCCGACGCATTACGGGCGGCGATGCACCCTGACGCGGCGGTGGCGGCGCGGCGGGTTGCGTTTGCGTCAGACAACACGTGGCAGGCGCGGGCGAAAGCGTATTTGGAGTTCACCCGCGCGTTGCGAGGCGGCTGA
- the ndoA gene encoding Naphthalene 1,2-dioxygenase system ferredoxin subunit, giving the protein MSGDAWNDVGAVDELRSRPLQQITVGRVKLALSCVNGQFSAISGVCNHAAGPLGEGRLDGEYVVCPWHNWKFHCRTGLGEPGYEDDAVPRHDVKVENGRVLINLTPASPRTRKPHAPHPLSRPIARGEGPVRVLGVSTTAMDSGNPRYSTSDALLEHALDFAARQRGAETRLIRLNDLKFRHCEGYYSKSSRACTWPCSITQMDPADQLDRVYESIVHWTDVILIATPIRWGGASSLYYKMVERMNCIQNQITIANKVLMHNKVAAFIITGGQDNVQAVAGQMLGFFAELGCHLPPFPYIAHSRGWSAEDMERNVRCVAESAELRAGAADLVARAIEVATILLAAAPSDDRTQRGGRKAHQLDVKSQL; this is encoded by the coding sequence ATGTCCGGCGACGCATGGAACGACGTTGGAGCGGTCGACGAGCTCCGCAGCCGACCGCTTCAGCAGATCACCGTCGGCCGCGTCAAGCTCGCACTCTCTTGCGTCAACGGTCAGTTCAGCGCCATTTCCGGCGTCTGCAATCACGCCGCCGGGCCGCTGGGCGAGGGGCGGCTCGACGGTGAGTACGTCGTCTGCCCATGGCACAACTGGAAGTTCCACTGCCGCACCGGCCTGGGCGAGCCGGGCTACGAGGATGACGCCGTCCCGCGGCATGACGTGAAGGTCGAGAACGGTCGCGTGCTCATCAACCTGACGCCCGCATCTCCGCGGACGCGGAAGCCGCATGCGCCGCACCCGCTCTCGCGCCCGATTGCGCGCGGCGAGGGACCGGTGCGCGTGCTGGGCGTCTCGACGACCGCCATGGATTCCGGCAATCCGCGCTACTCAACTTCGGACGCGCTGCTTGAGCACGCCCTCGACTTCGCCGCCCGGCAGCGCGGCGCCGAGACGCGCCTGATCCGCCTGAACGACCTTAAATTCCGCCATTGCGAGGGCTACTACAGCAAGAGCTCGCGCGCCTGCACCTGGCCGTGCAGCATCACGCAGATGGACCCCGCCGATCAGCTCGATCGCGTATACGAGTCGATCGTGCATTGGACCGATGTGATTCTGATTGCCACGCCGATCCGCTGGGGCGGGGCCAGCTCGCTCTATTACAAGATGGTCGAGCGGATGAACTGCATTCAGAACCAGATCACTATCGCCAACAAGGTCCTGATGCACAATAAGGTGGCGGCGTTCATCATCACCGGCGGGCAGGACAACGTGCAGGCCGTCGCCGGACAGATGCTGGGCTTCTTCGCCGAGCTGGGTTGCCACCTGCCGCCGTTTCCGTACATCGCCCATTCGCGCGGCTGGTCGGCCGAGGACATGGAGCGGAACGTGCGCTGCGTCGCGGAGAGCGCCGAGCTGCGAGCCGGCGCGGCTGATCTGGTCGCGCGCGCGATCGAAGTCGCGACAATCCTGCTCGCCGCCGCCCCGTCCGACGACCGAACCCAGCGCGGCGGCCGCAAGGCGCACCAGTTGGACGTCAAATCGCAGCTTTGA